The Tolypothrix sp. NIES-4075 DNA segment TAGTTGAGTTTATCGAGATAAATTTTATAAGATTCTATCGCTTCGGTGTGGGTTTGATAGCTGCGATGTAGTCCTTCTGATTCTTGGGTGAAGCTAAGACGCATCATTTCTTTTGCTTCAATATCGTTCATGCTAAAAATAGGCGATCGCAAGACTTGATAAATCGCTGAATACAATGCCGGATCGTACCAAAAAATCCCGTTGATTGCTGCACTAAAGTGATAATGGTCTTTTTGACAACCACGCAAACCCAAGTTAGCTACTAACTTCTCAAATGCTGTCGGTGGTTTCAAACAGGAAATCACATCATGGGAGATAATTGTCGAACTGTTAAAATGAAAGCTTTCATCCATGAAGTGATAATAAGATATCTTTGCAGGGATGGGAGCGTTTTCTTGGTCGGGATGTTTCTGATAATAATTGCTTAATTTGTGCTGTACTAACTTGCCGTTGAGTGTTCGCACACCCCGCACGGTGAAGTATTGACAAGCTAAGAAGGTATTATCTGATGATAGAAGTCCAAAGGTCTGTAATTGCAGCTTTTTCCACCAACGTTTTAAGGTGTTGGTGTCAGCGAAAACCATCGTTTCGTTAAATGGTCCCCGCATTGTATAGGAGAAGATGCGTTTACCAAATAATGCGGCTTCTACTTGGTTGGAAACTGTTTGAAAAGCGTTTATATGAGCGCGTTCTTGGGCAGATTCTAAGTCGAGCATATCACAAACTAGACGAAAATCTTCTTGGGCATAAAGTCCGGCAGCGCTAGTTTGATTAAAGAAGATTGTCGCAATTTCGGCGGAGATAATTTGCGAATAATAAGCTACCCAATAAAGTTGATTTAAGATAATTTTTTGGCTTGGGCTTGCTTGTGACCATACTGGTGTACCGTAAAGTAAAGAAAATTCTTCTGGGTTCCAATAGACATCTTTGCAATCTTGATATTTAAATGCGGCAGCTGCTTCGTCAAGCAGTTGCGTATGGTCTTGTTGTTTGTTGCGGGTGTGGTTAATTTGTAGTTTGCGGTAGACTTGGGGATTCTCTAGAAGTGTGTTTTGTTTAAGTTCGTTGAGTGTTGTGTTCATGTTAATCTAATTAATAATTATTAATTCATAATTCATAATTAAAGAATGTAGTAAGCGCTTCAGCGCTTTAAGATTTAAGCGCTGAAGCGCTTACTACGAGTTTTATACACATTTGTGGGGTGGGAAAGGGTGAAATGATTTTTGCTCTTGCAGTTGTTGAAGTATGATTTCTGCATGGGAGTGACTCATAAGCGATCGCAACAATTTCAAACGACTACCACTGTGAGTTTCTGTATCCAATTGAGCAAAAATCTTTACTTTCTGTTGACGTGATAAATCACCTTTGACTTTCTCAATTGCAGTTACGACGCTTTGAGGTCCGACTTGCACCATCTGCAAAAATGATGCAAGTGTCTCGATTATCGTCTGTTGGCTTGATTGGGTAACATCTATTCGGTCAAATAGCGTTACTCCTGTAGCGTGGTGACGGCTTTCGTCTTGCAAAAACGAATGTAACATTAAACTTAAATCTGCATTTATACAGTCTTTAGCGAGACTGCGATAATGGCTTAAACCCCAACCCTCAAGCACTACTTGTAGGACGAACAGCAGCACGGTTTTATCTTCACTTTCTATCAAATCTCCTAAAAAGCGTAGGAAAAAGTTATTTCCTACAGGTTCGGGAGTTGGCAGAAATTGGCTAATTTGGGCAAAGTGGCTAGCTTCATCACCACAAAAAAGAGCGTAAAGCATTCTTTCTTCTGTCGTTTCCGCTAACAGCACCATTTTTGCCATGTAACCCATACCCGCTTTCTCGATGAAGTAGGATTCTTCTAGCAGTCCGCAGCTACAAAGTTGTAAAATCTCAGCTTGCTCGTTTGCAGTTGCATCGGTAAAGATTTTTACATTATGTAAGTTGAAGTGGGTGGCGTCCCAGTAAGGGCAGGGGGCAGGAGGCAGGGAGCAGGGGGAGTTTGTCTCTTTATTTTCCCCATCTCCTCCTTTCTTTAGAAGGGTTGAGGACAATAAGCGATGCAGTTTGTCTTGCTTTTGCAGGTGGGGTAGGTCGAATCCAGCGGTTTTGTGTTGAATATTCATAAATTCGTAGTAAGCGGATAGAGCCGCTTAAAACAGAAGTGATGACGGCTTAAGCCGTCACTACGATTATTAATCGCTAGTCATTTCGTCTCGCCATTTTGAGCGATCGCTACTTTCTATGTCACGCGATCGCGCATCTAGCCAAGTTCCCCAATTGAGGGCTTTCTGTCTTTCCACATGATTGATAAACTGCATAATGGATTGATCTGCTTTAATCGGGGTTCTCATGTCAAACTTAATTGTTTGGAAAATCTTCGTATCACCTTTAGCAAAGTAGTTACCCACCATCTTCGTAAGTGATAACACAACTGAGTTAAATAACCAACCGAAAATACCTTTACGTTTTTTCGTAATGAACAAAGTTTGACCTTCCGTTTTTCCTTGTTCCGTCATCCGCAGGGTAAACATGATGTGGAAGTGCAAAAAGTCGGGTCCAACTGTAACTGTACCGGTGCTACCGTACCAATAACACATGCTGTAAGTAACGACGTTTTTGTAGAAAGGACGAATCAACTTGATAAAAAACGAATCTTCACCCCCGCGTGTAGTATTACTAAAGGTAATTGCATTTTCATTCAGTTCGTCTTTCTCAAAGACAATTTCTAATGGCAAATTGTGAACTGTATTGAAGTGTTGAGCGTCAATTGCATTAATCATCACCACGTTGGGATGACAATTTTTGATGAACCGAGAACCTAAAGCGCTGTAACATTCTTCGTCTTCCAACTCCGGGACAAAAGGTAACGGTTGGTGTGGAGTTTCCCCAGTCCAAACCCAAATCATCCCGTATTTCTCTGCCGTGTGCCAAGATTTCAACTTCATCGGCAGCGGTTCTTCTAAACAGGGAATATCAACACAAATCCCATCAGCATCAAACTTCCAGTTGTGGAAAAAACAGCGCAATTCATTACCCTCAACTTTACCTTCCGCTAAATGGGCACCCATATGCGGACAGTAAGCGTCAAAGGTAATTACTCTTTTGTCTTGACCTCGGTAAATAACTAGTTCGCGACCGAGAACAGTAACAGCTTTTACCTCACCTTTCCTTAAATTGCGCGAGGGTAATACCCAATACCACCCCTCGATAAAGCGCTGTGGGTTATTGAAAGTCTTTTTTTGGCTTCTTGCGCTAAAAATCTGCGAGTTGATATTCATGTTGAGGTTTTCACTTCTGGTGAAGCAGCTGATATATAATTCCCAATTTAATAGTCCTCAAAATGTTGCGATCGCAGGTTTTGCTTGAGGAGTATTTTTTTCCAACCCCCATTCTGCTGGAAACTGTTGCTGCTGCTTCATAGGAGAATTAGCGAACCACATTCGCTTACCCGCATCTGTCAGGTTTTCTTCACAAATCTCCGTCAAGCAAACGAGTTCGGCGCCTTGGAGATGACCTGGGTTACATTCCTCAAAAAAGCGGATGTGAGGATCTTGCAGTCTTTCTTGAGGAATTCCCCGCAGACAGTCTCGCAGCACATGGGGATGAGGAAAGCGGACTACTCCCGCTTTTGTGTCATAATATTCGCCAAAGCGATCGCCTGCAAGAAACTCGATCAACGAGGAAATATAAATTGGTGTAACTGCATCATATCGCGGATAAAACTCCCGCCAAAAAATCGGCAGAAAACGATAGGTACGATATCCACCAGAAATTAGCAGCCAATATAGTCTACCCTGAGCATAATCTCGCCGAAGCTGATTCACCGAACTTATCCAACAGCGAGAAAGCGCAGAACTCGACCACCCGCTAGGGTCCATTATCGTGTCCCCAGAATAGACTACACTTAATTTTTCACCCTGAAACTCAGTGTTATACATCAACAGAGTGGAAAAACCTTGCAGCCGATTTGTTTTTTCATCTTTGAGCAGAATTACCCAGTTTTTCTGACTTAAGTCTGTCTCAAAAACATCTCGCTTTACACCTTCAAAATAAATGCTAAGTAGCGAGTACATAGCTTCCTTATCTTCTGGTGATAAATCCTCCGTGTGAACCAATCGGCTTTTCATTACTTCATCAAAACAAATTTTGTCGTTCCATTATATGAACTGTAATCAGTTGTTTGATGTGATTATAAAGTTCTGTGTCATAAACTCATCCGTCTTTCTTTCTCAGTCCCCGAACCGCAGTCCCCAGTTACCGGTCTGTAGTGTTAAAACAGATGTCAGCCTTTGCAAAAAGGCTGGTGAATCAAGTCTGATGAGTGTTTATACTCTTTAACGAGGCTTTTTTACTCTTTAATGAGGCTTTGATACTCTTTAATGAGGCTTTTTTACTCTTTAATGAGGCTTTGATACTCTTTAATGAGGCTTTTATACTCTTTAATGAGTCTTTTATATAGATGAATGAGGCTTTTATACTCTTTAATGAGTCTTTTATACAGATGAACGAGTCTTTTATATAGATGAACGAGTCTTTTATATAGATGAACGAGTCTTTTATACAGATGAACGAGTCTTTTATATAGATGAACGAGTCTTTTATATAGATGAACGAGTCTTTTATACAGATGAACGAGTCTTTTATATAGATGAACGAGGCTTTTATATGCTGCCTACAGGCTGGAAGCCTGAGGCTACACGAACACTCGTGTGCCTTTGCTGCCTAAGAGATTGATTTAAAGCCTACGCAGGTAGGCTTTGTTCGTATAGCCCTACCCTTCTAGGGTGAGGGCTTCTTTACCAAAGGATTAATTACGAAAATTCCGCAACCGTAAAGCATTAGTCACCACAAACACAGAACTAAAAGCCATTGCACCCCCAGCAATCATTGGGTTAAGTAACCATCCAAAGATAGGATAGAAAACCCCGGCAGCGATAGGAATACCCGCGACGTTGTAGATAAAAGCAAAGAAGAGATTTTGCCGGATATTGCGGATGGTAGCACGACTAAGTTTAATCGCCGTGACAATGCCTTGCAAATCTCCGGAAATTAAAGTAATGTCACTAGCAGCGATCGCTATATCTGTTCCCGTCCCAATCGCAAACCCCACATCAGCTTGTGCAAGCGCCGGCGCATCATTGATCCCATCACCCACCATCGCAACAAGAGAGTGGGGAGTAGAGACGCGATTAATCGCGTCTGTACAAAAGTGGGCAGTGGGGGAGTGGGGGAGTGGGGAAGTGGGAACCCTCTCCCCATCCCCCCCTCTCCCTCTTTCAGCTTGCAACGATTTAATCACCGCTACTTTCTGGTCTGGTCGAACTTCCGCAAAGATGTTATTGATATTAACTTGAGAAGCGATCGCTTCTGCGGTTTGTCGATTATCTCCGGTAAGCATCACTACTTCTAAACCCATCTTTTGTAGTGCTTTCACCGCATCTTGTGATGAAGGTTTTAAGGCATCAGCAATGCCCATCAACCCTTGTATTTTGCCATCAACAGCAATCTGGACCACTGTTTTACCAGCCGCTTCCCAGGTGGCTTTGTACTGCTGAAAATAACTTGTATTAATACCAGAACTTACGCAAAAACTCTCTCTAACTCTTATTCCTTCGTGTCCTTCGTGTCTTTGTGGTTCGTTTTTCCGTGAAGGAATGCGTAAGTCCTGAATACTTAATTCTTCCAACCAGCGTTGTGTACCGATTTGTACTAACTGATTTCCGACAACACCTTGGACACCGCTACCAGCAAAAGCTTGAAAATCTTTAGCTTCGGGAAAATTGACTTGTTGCGATCGCGCATAATTCATAATAGCCTCAGCCAAAGGATGCTCAGAATTACGTTCCACCGCTGCGACTAACTGCAAAAGCTTCATTTCATTATTATTCGCAGTACCATTAACAGTTACAAAGTCAGTAACAGTCGGTTTCCCCTCAGTCAAAGTCCCGGTTTTATCCAGCACAATCGTTTTAATTTTGTGCGCCATTTCTAAACTGGTTGCATCTTTAATTAAGATGCCATTTTCTGCACCTTTACCAGTTCCCACCATCACAGAAGTCGGTGTAGCTAAACCCAAAGCACAAGGACAAGCGATAATCAACACACCAACGGTGGTAATTAAAGATAAACTCAGATTACGTGTGACACTAAACCAAATAATGAAAGTAACAATAGCAATAATAATCACCGCTGGCACAAACCACCCAGTCACCTGGTCTGC contains these protein-coding regions:
- a CDS encoding P-aminobenzoate N-oxygenase AurF produces the protein MNTTLNELKQNTLLENPQVYRKLQINHTRNKQQDHTQLLDEAAAAFKYQDCKDVYWNPEEFSLLYGTPVWSQASPSQKIILNQLYWVAYYSQIISAEIATIFFNQTSAAGLYAQEDFRLVCDMLDLESAQERAHINAFQTVSNQVEAALFGKRIFSYTMRGPFNETMVFADTNTLKRWWKKLQLQTFGLLSSDNTFLACQYFTVRGVRTLNGKLVQHKLSNYYQKHPDQENAPIPAKISYYHFMDESFHFNSSTIISHDVISCLKPPTAFEKLVANLGLRGCQKDHYHFSAAINGIFWYDPALYSAIYQVLRSPIFSMNDIEAKEMMRLSFTQESEGLHRSYQTHTEAIESYKIYLDKLNYIWQSNKQMSLMASNSIPKYLETQTKAFSSSSFVVSAEAL
- a CDS encoding ferritin-like domain-containing protein is translated as MNIQHKTAGFDLPHLQKQDKLHRLLSSTLLKKGGDGENKETNSPCSLPPAPCPYWDATHFNLHNVKIFTDATANEQAEILQLCSCGLLEESYFIEKAGMGYMAKMVLLAETTEERMLYALFCGDEASHFAQISQFLPTPEPVGNNFFLRFLGDLIESEDKTVLLFVLQVVLEGWGLSHYRSLAKDCINADLSLMLHSFLQDESRHHATGVTLFDRIDVTQSSQQTIIETLASFLQMVQVGPQSVVTAIEKVKGDLSRQQKVKIFAQLDTETHSGSRLKLLRSLMSHSHAEIILQQLQEQKSFHPFPPHKCV
- a CDS encoding aromatic ring-hydroxylating dioxygenase subunit alpha: MNINSQIFSARSQKKTFNNPQRFIEGWYWVLPSRNLRKGEVKAVTVLGRELVIYRGQDKRVITFDAYCPHMGAHLAEGKVEGNELRCFFHNWKFDADGICVDIPCLEEPLPMKLKSWHTAEKYGMIWVWTGETPHQPLPFVPELEDEECYSALGSRFIKNCHPNVVMINAIDAQHFNTVHNLPLEIVFEKDELNENAITFSNTTRGGEDSFFIKLIRPFYKNVVTYSMCYWYGSTGTVTVGPDFLHFHIMFTLRMTEQGKTEGQTLFITKKRKGIFGWLFNSVVLSLTKMVGNYFAKGDTKIFQTIKFDMRTPIKADQSIMQFINHVERQKALNWGTWLDARSRDIESSDRSKWRDEMTSD
- a CDS encoding heavy metal translocating P-type ATPase, which produces MDTLTLKLKGMSCASCAKRIEKTILSVTGVSECSVNFGAEQAVVKYNPRKTNLKQIQSTVESAGYSAYSLEDEGMMTGEDDAQKAVRLAELRNLKIKLVVAGVISILLVLGSLPMMIGLHLPFIPAWLHNPWLQLILTTPVQFWCGYKFYINSWKALKNSSATMDTLIVLGTSAAYFYSLFATIFPHFFVNQGLMPEVYYETAAVVITLISLGKLLESRARGQTSEAIRQLIGLQARDARVIRNGKEIDIPIQEVRIDDVILVRPGEKIPVDGEVIEGNSTVDESMVTGESLPNKKVPGDEVIGATINKTGSFKFRATRIGKDTFLAQIVQLVQQAQGSSAPIQRLADQVTGWFVPAVIIIAIVTFIIWFSVTRNLSLSLITTVGVLIIACPCALGLATPTSVMVGTGKGAENGILIKDATSLEMAHKIKTIVLDKTGTLTEGKPTVTDFVTVNGTANNNEMKLLQLVAAVERNSEHPLAEAIMNYARSQQVNFPEAKDFQAFAGSGVQGVVGNQLVQIGTQRWLEELSIQDLRIPSRKNEPQRHEGHEGIRVRESFCVSSGINTSYFQQYKATWEAAGKTVVQIAVDGKIQGLMGIADALKPSSQDAVKALQKMGLEVVMLTGDNRQTAEAIASQVNINNIFAEVRPDQKVAVIKSLQAERGRGGDGERVPTSPLPHSPTAHFCTDAINRVSTPHSLVAMVGDGINDAPALAQADVGFAIGTGTDIAIAASDITLISGDLQGIVTAIKLSRATIRNIRQNLFFAFIYNVAGIPIAAGVFYPIFGWLLNPMIAGGAMAFSSVFVVTNALRLRNFRN